The Halogranum gelatinilyticum genome includes a window with the following:
- a CDS encoding nucleoside phosphorylase gives MPVPNVPEKLEHPSVTSPATVTDYRGKRNLDAAPETVVLSYQRALADHVRTAHETTTLPHAGSSWNLHALDETGGRVAVAEGFGIGAPMTATVMERLVAQGTRRFVIVGESGSLQPDVRVGATVVADAAIRDEGTSYHYLPDDAEARATPAVRDRLTDAVESDGRTAHVGPTWTTDALYRETALEIEHYRDAGVLTVDMEAAAVFAVAQARDIEAGALFTVSDHLTPDGWEPHFADTDDQLADLFDLVAATFG, from the coding sequence ATGCCCGTTCCGAACGTCCCCGAGAAACTCGAACACCCTTCTGTCACGTCACCAGCTACTGTCACCGACTACAGGGGGAAACGGAACCTCGACGCCGCACCCGAGACGGTCGTTCTCTCCTATCAGCGCGCGTTGGCCGACCACGTTCGGACGGCCCACGAGACGACGACGCTCCCGCACGCCGGGTCGTCGTGGAACCTCCATGCACTCGACGAGACTGGCGGCCGTGTCGCCGTCGCCGAAGGCTTCGGTATCGGCGCGCCGATGACCGCCACCGTGATGGAACGACTCGTCGCTCAGGGAACGAGGCGGTTCGTCATCGTCGGCGAGTCCGGCAGTCTCCAACCGGACGTCCGTGTCGGTGCAACCGTCGTCGCCGACGCGGCCATCCGCGACGAGGGAACCTCCTACCACTATCTTCCCGACGACGCAGAAGCGCGGGCGACACCGGCCGTCCGCGACCGACTGACCGACGCAGTCGAGTCCGACGGCCGGACAGCCCACGTCGGGCCGACGTGGACGACGGACGCACTCTACCGGGAGACGGCACTCGAAATCGAACACTATCGAGACGCGGGCGTCCTCACGGTCGATATGGAGGCCGCAGCCGTCTTCGCCGTCGCCCAAGCCCGCGACATCGAGGCGGGCGCGCTGTTCACCGTCAGTGACCACCTCACACCCGACGGCTGGGAACCGCACTTCGCGGATACCGACGACCAGTTGGCCGACCTGTTCGACCTCGTCGCCGCGACGTTCGGCTGA
- a CDS encoding Vms1/Ankzf1 family peptidyl-tRNA hydrolase, whose protein sequence is MLDELLGRAELKARIEELEEEKHHLQRRVDAEEERRADAASARQDAEERVNRLEDRIEALQDKVSRLEGDEAEVEFRGVETLGGARLDDVLARLDSVETAPEGALTAMVDDDVPDAVRDALGDHAPLVGRAAPCLVYTDDAGLVSAALTPPLAPDAFCEWADGFRVDESWFRPTGTFGFALVRSDLFALGVYDGSELQSAETFETDVMNKHSKGGFSQARFERRRDQQVDDHLDKAEEIIADHDVDSLVVVGERTVLSRFRDRADRTAAVDASGDPDEALEDAFREFWTTRLYRL, encoded by the coding sequence ATGCTCGACGAGCTGCTCGGCCGCGCGGAGTTGAAGGCCCGAATCGAGGAGTTAGAGGAGGAGAAACACCATCTCCAGCGCCGCGTCGACGCAGAGGAGGAACGCCGCGCCGACGCGGCCAGTGCCCGACAGGACGCCGAAGAGCGCGTCAACCGCCTCGAAGACCGCATCGAAGCCCTGCAGGACAAGGTCTCGCGACTCGAAGGCGACGAGGCCGAGGTCGAGTTCCGCGGCGTCGAGACCCTCGGTGGTGCGCGCCTCGACGACGTCCTCGCCCGCCTCGACAGCGTCGAGACCGCACCCGAAGGCGCGCTGACGGCGATGGTCGACGACGACGTTCCCGACGCCGTCCGCGACGCGCTCGGCGACCACGCGCCACTCGTCGGCCGTGCGGCTCCCTGTCTCGTCTACACCGACGACGCCGGTCTCGTCAGTGCCGCGCTCACTCCGCCGCTCGCCCCCGACGCCTTCTGCGAGTGGGCCGACGGCTTTCGCGTCGACGAATCGTGGTTCCGACCGACCGGGACCTTCGGCTTCGCGCTCGTCCGCTCGGATCTCTTCGCGCTCGGCGTCTACGACGGCAGCGAGTTACAGAGTGCCGAGACCTTCGAGACGGACGTGATGAACAAACACTCGAAGGGCGGCTTCTCGCAGGCCCGCTTCGAGCGTCGTCGCGACCAGCAGGTCGACGACCATCTCGACAAAGCGGAGGAGATCATCGCCGACCACGACGTCGACAGTCTCGTCGTCGTCGGCGAGCGGACGGTGCTCTCACGGTTCCGCGACCGCGCCGACCGGACGGCGGCCGTCGACGCCAGCGGCGATCCCGACGAGGCGTTGGAAGACGCCTTCCGTGAGTTCTGGACGACGCGGCTGTACCGACTCTGA
- a CDS encoding potassium channel family protein, protein MRFVIIGAGRVGLRTARVLREEGHEVTLIELDTDIAERARTAGFEVFQGDGAHEALLEEAGVDEADAVGALTADLNVNFAACMIAKHHDCRTVMRIDEDYREEIYQKYADEVDEIVYPERLGAIGAKNALLGGSVRAIADIAQHLQVVLFTITDESPMNGYTISEVALPAQARVLAFGKDGDSMGIPLPDDSLETGDRVAVLADFSVLEEVRQLLVGDESAAVAMEGGH, encoded by the coding sequence ATGCGGTTCGTTATCATAGGTGCAGGACGGGTTGGCCTCCGCACGGCACGTGTCTTACGTGAGGAAGGCCACGAGGTAACGCTCATCGAGTTGGACACGGATATCGCCGAACGGGCGCGGACGGCGGGCTTCGAGGTCTTCCAAGGCGACGGCGCCCACGAAGCGCTCTTAGAGGAGGCTGGCGTCGACGAAGCCGACGCGGTCGGCGCGCTGACGGCCGACTTGAACGTCAACTTCGCGGCGTGCATGATCGCCAAGCACCACGACTGTCGGACCGTGATGCGCATCGACGAGGACTACCGCGAGGAGATCTACCAGAAGTACGCCGACGAGGTCGACGAGATCGTCTATCCCGAACGGCTCGGTGCCATCGGCGCGAAGAACGCACTCCTTGGCGGTTCCGTCAGAGCAATCGCCGACATCGCCCAACATCTCCAGGTCGTCCTCTTCACCATCACCGACGAGTCTCCGATGAACGGCTACACCATCAGCGAAGTCGCGCTCCCCGCACAGGCACGCGTCCTCGCGTTCGGCAAAGACGGCGACTCGATGGGGATTCCCCTCCCCGACGACTCCCTGGAGACGGGTGACCGCGTCGCCGTCCTCGCGGACTTCTCCGTCTTAGAGGAGGTCCGGCAACTGCTCGTCGGCGACGAGTCCGCCGCGGTCGCAATGGAGGGTGGACACTGA
- a CDS encoding Lrp/AsnC ligand binding domain-containing protein yields MVHAFIMVKTAAGESEGLLDSIRGLGEIAEAHIVAGNWDIIAELDTEEVYDVLKTSSSEIQGLKGVNDAKTYISLDD; encoded by the coding sequence ATGGTTCACGCGTTTATCATGGTGAAGACGGCCGCTGGCGAGTCCGAGGGACTGCTCGACTCGATCCGCGGACTCGGCGAGATCGCGGAGGCACACATCGTTGCCGGTAACTGGGACATCATCGCCGAACTCGACACCGAGGAGGTCTACGACGTACTCAAGACCTCCTCCAGCGAGATTCAGGGACTCAAAGGCGTCAACGACGCGAAGACCTACATCTCTCTGGACGACTGA
- a CDS encoding ATPase domain-containing protein — translation MTAAGGRERLDSGTPGLDDVLTGGFLPGQTVIVSGGPGTGKTVLASQFLAAGDDSSLYICFEEREADLRRNAEALGIDLSNTTVVDLSADGDRFFAEESYSVFPTDEVEGEDLLDTIAEAIDSHDPTRLVIDPLSELRSLLPDGYQFRRNISSLINELRERETTTLCTTQYADDHTNVDLQFLGDVTIEIRRSTKHRTLEVTKFRGSASASGRHTYRIRSGTGGHVYPKLVPGDHHRESSREQLSSGIDELDALLGGGVEQGSVTVVSGPSGVGKTTVGTAFLRAAANRGQQSAAFLFEELRGDYLYRAAELGIDVREFVDDGSLVVEEIESLTQSPDEFAHSVRQAVEVDGADVVLLDGTAGYRLGLQGGDSQNSLTRELHALCRYLKRMGVTVILVEEVQNVTGEFTATSERISYLADNIVFLRYLEVDGEIQKAIGVLKKRFGEFEPTLRKLSITTGGVDVGEQLTGLRGVLTGTPEFVSRRDSQ, via the coding sequence ATGACTGCTGCCGGTGGCCGAGAACGCCTCGACTCGGGAACGCCCGGGCTGGACGACGTATTGACCGGAGGGTTCCTCCCAGGACAGACGGTCATCGTCAGCGGCGGTCCCGGGACCGGCAAGACGGTGCTGGCCTCGCAGTTCCTCGCCGCTGGCGACGACTCCAGCCTCTACATCTGTTTCGAGGAACGTGAGGCCGACCTCCGACGGAACGCGGAGGCTCTCGGCATCGACCTCTCGAACACGACCGTCGTCGACCTCAGTGCCGACGGCGACCGGTTCTTCGCCGAAGAGTCCTACAGCGTCTTCCCCACCGACGAGGTCGAGGGGGAGGACCTCCTCGACACCATCGCTGAGGCCATCGACAGCCACGACCCGACGCGGCTGGTCATCGACCCGTTGTCGGAGCTGCGGTCGCTGTTGCCCGACGGCTACCAGTTCCGTCGCAACATCTCATCGCTCATCAACGAACTCAGGGAGCGTGAGACGACGACGCTGTGTACCACCCAGTACGCCGACGACCACACCAACGTCGATCTCCAGTTCCTCGGCGACGTCACCATCGAAATCCGGCGGTCGACGAAACACCGGACGCTGGAGGTGACGAAGTTCCGCGGCTCCGCCTCGGCGTCGGGGCGACACACCTACCGGATTCGGTCGGGGACCGGCGGCCACGTCTATCCGAAGCTCGTCCCCGGCGACCACCACCGCGAGAGCAGCCGCGAACAGCTCTCCTCGGGTATCGACGAACTGGACGCGCTGCTCGGCGGCGGTGTCGAACAGGGCTCCGTGACGGTCGTCTCGGGACCCTCGGGCGTCGGCAAGACGACCGTCGGGACGGCCTTCCTGCGCGCCGCGGCGAACCGCGGCCAGCAGTCGGCCGCGTTCCTCTTCGAGGAACTCCGCGGCGACTATCTCTACCGCGCTGCCGAACTCGGTATCGACGTGCGCGAGTTCGTCGACGACGGCTCGCTCGTCGTCGAGGAGATCGAGTCGTTAACGCAGAGTCCCGACGAGTTCGCTCACAGCGTCCGGCAGGCCGTCGAAGTCGACGGCGCGGACGTCGTGTTGCTCGACGGGACGGCTGGCTACCGGCTCGGCTTGCAGGGCGGGGACTCCCAGAACTCCCTGACGCGGGAACTGCACGCGCTCTGTCGGTATCTCAAGCGGATGGGTGTCACCGTCATCCTCGTCGAGGAGGTCCAGAACGTCACGGGCGAGTTCACGGCGACCAGCGAACGGATCAGCTATCTCGCGGACAACATCGTCTTCCTCCGGTATCTCGAAGTCGATGGGGAGATTCAGAAGGCCATCGGCGTCCTGAAAAAGCGGTTCGGGGAGTTCGAGCCGACCCTCCGAAAGCTGTCGATCACGACCGGCGGCGTCGACGTCGGCGAACAGTTGACCGGCCTGCGGGGCGTCCTCACCGGTACACCCGAGTTCGTCTCTCGGAGAGACAGCCAGTGA
- a CDS encoding peptidylprolyl isomerase yields MADKENPDNPTAVVHTNKGDISIELYEERAPRTVENFIGLATGEKSWTDPETNEKVEDQPLYDDVIFHRVIDDFMIQGGDPTGTGRGGPGYQFDDEFHADLNHDSAGTLSMANSGPNTNGSQFFITLGATPHLDGRHSVFGKVIDGMDVVEEIGSVPTDRNDKPMKDIVIESIDIER; encoded by the coding sequence ATGGCAGACAAAGAGAACCCCGACAACCCGACAGCGGTCGTTCACACCAACAAAGGCGACATCAGCATCGAACTCTACGAGGAGCGCGCGCCGCGCACGGTCGAGAACTTCATCGGTCTCGCGACGGGCGAGAAGTCCTGGACCGACCCCGAGACGAACGAGAAGGTCGAGGACCAGCCCCTCTACGACGACGTCATCTTCCACCGCGTCATCGACGACTTCATGATTCAGGGCGGGGACCCGACCGGCACCGGCCGCGGCGGTCCGGGCTACCAGTTCGACGACGAGTTCCACGCCGACCTCAACCACGACAGCGCGGGCACCCTCTCGATGGCCAACTCCGGGCCGAACACCAACGGCTCGCAGTTCTTCATCACTCTCGGTGCGACGCCGCATCTCGACGGCCGCCACTCGGTCTTCGGCAAGGTCATCGACGGCATGGACGTCGTCGAGGAGATCGGCTCGGTCCCGACCGACCGCAACGACAAGCCGATGAAGGACATCGTCATCGAGTCCATCGACATCGAACGGTAA
- a CDS encoding ferredoxin, whose product MSDDGVKKPSDFGSADAPPVEEKPYKIIFEANKCFGAGKCAEVADNWEMDLASGLAKPKSYFFGEDELEENIRAAEVCPAKKDRGVIHVIDRRTDTEIAPDPHGDGTLSVDW is encoded by the coding sequence ATGAGCGACGACGGCGTCAAGAAACCGAGCGACTTCGGCTCCGCGGACGCCCCGCCGGTCGAGGAGAAGCCGTACAAGATCATCTTCGAGGCGAACAAATGCTTCGGCGCGGGCAAGTGCGCCGAGGTCGCCGACAACTGGGAGATGGACCTCGCGAGCGGCCTCGCAAAGCCCAAGAGCTACTTCTTCGGCGAAGACGAGTTGGAGGAGAACATCCGCGCCGCCGAGGTCTGCCCGGCGAAGAAGGACCGCGGCGTCATTCACGTCATCGACCGCCGAACCGACACGGAGATCGCGCCGGATCCCCACGGTGACGGCACGCTGAGCGTCGACTGGTAG
- a CDS encoding succinylglutamate desuccinylase/aspartoacylase family protein gives MHTAERVTLARLPSGIAVETTVHSYEGSEPGPTLYVQAAQHGREINGTEVLRRFHERVDHDELAGRVVAVPVADPLTFDRVSYTTPESLDAAHSNMNRVWPGDETGTLHERMAARLWEFAGDADAIVDLHTGSPEMLTHTVYLDGDEACRRLAEAFGTDLLLAERAGDDADVEWEERDFGGKLRVAATREGIPSITPELAHNKQLVEPAIETGLQGLYNVLRELGMLPGDPEVPSEQTTARNHLGRVKAAQSGLFHPSADAELGRRIEPGDHLGRVYDPATYEVLQEVEADRAGILYSVTREATVTAGQSLVGVAMLVDEE, from the coding sequence ATGCACACCGCCGAACGCGTCACGCTGGCGCGGCTGCCCTCCGGCATCGCCGTCGAGACGACGGTCCACAGCTACGAGGGCAGCGAGCCGGGACCGACGCTCTACGTCCAGGCCGCCCAGCACGGCCGCGAGATAAACGGGACGGAGGTCCTCCGCCGCTTCCACGAGCGCGTCGACCACGACGAGCTCGCGGGCCGCGTCGTCGCCGTTCCCGTCGCCGACCCCCTGACGTTCGACCGGGTCTCCTACACGACGCCGGAGTCGCTCGACGCAGCCCACTCGAACATGAACCGCGTCTGGCCCGGCGACGAGACGGGGACGCTCCACGAGCGCATGGCTGCCCGGCTGTGGGAGTTCGCGGGCGACGCCGACGCCATCGTCGACCTCCACACCGGCAGCCCGGAGATGCTGACCCACACCGTCTATCTCGACGGCGACGAGGCGTGTCGCCGACTCGCCGAGGCGTTCGGGACCGACCTGCTGCTCGCCGAGCGCGCGGGCGACGACGCCGACGTCGAGTGGGAAGAACGGGACTTCGGCGGAAAGCTCCGCGTCGCCGCGACGCGGGAGGGCATCCCCTCGATCACGCCCGAGTTGGCGCACAACAAGCAGCTCGTCGAACCGGCCATCGAGACCGGGCTACAGGGGCTGTACAACGTCCTCCGTGAGCTGGGGATGCTCCCTGGCGACCCTGAAGTCCCGAGCGAACAGACGACCGCCCGGAACCATCTCGGCCGAGTGAAGGCCGCCCAGTCGGGGCTGTTTCATCCCTCCGCGGACGCCGAACTCGGCCGACGGATAGAGCCGGGCGACCATCTCGGCCGCGTCTACGACCCCGCAACCTACGAGGTCCTACAGGAGGTCGAGGCCGACCGTGCGGGGATTCTCTACTCCGTCACGCGCGAGGCGACGGTGACGGCGGGACAGTCGCTCGTCGGCGTGGCGATGCTCGTCGACGAGGAGTGA
- the ahbB gene encoding siroheme decarboxylase subunit beta produces MSALDDDWRAGLDDVDATLIDEYQSGFPVVERPFQVVGEALGIDEAEALERVRELRERGIFRRFGAVLNPPVIGSSTLAAVQAPEDRFEEVTEIINGYRQVNHNYRREHEWNMWFVVTAGSRETRDRILDEIEERTGCAVLDLPMLTDYYIDLEFPVVNQDRFARESLSHTEVSATRISEDAKGNLSELEAALLVEIQDGFPLSATPYSDVADAIGAEVDEVLAAVERLLADGCIKRIGCVVNHVVTGFQNNCMVVWNVPDDELDERGIEVGQLPYVTLCYHRPRRPDQDWEYNLFTMIHGREADAVDEKIDELAADYLPFEHERLYSTETLKQTGAQYEELVASDE; encoded by the coding sequence ATGAGCGCGTTGGACGACGACTGGCGAGCGGGTCTCGACGACGTGGACGCCACACTCATCGACGAGTACCAGAGCGGCTTCCCCGTCGTCGAACGGCCGTTCCAGGTCGTCGGCGAGGCGTTAGGTATCGACGAGGCGGAGGCGTTGGAACGCGTCCGTGAACTCCGCGAGCGGGGTATCTTCCGGCGGTTCGGCGCGGTGTTGAACCCGCCGGTCATCGGCAGTTCGACGCTCGCGGCGGTGCAGGCACCCGAGGACCGCTTCGAGGAGGTCACCGAGATCATCAACGGCTACCGGCAGGTCAACCACAACTACCGCCGCGAGCACGAGTGGAACATGTGGTTCGTCGTCACCGCCGGGTCCCGAGAGACGCGCGACCGCATCCTCGACGAAATCGAGGAACGGACGGGCTGTGCGGTGCTCGACCTCCCGATGCTGACGGACTACTACATCGACCTTGAGTTCCCCGTCGTCAACCAAGACCGGTTCGCCCGCGAGAGCCTGAGCCACACCGAGGTCAGCGCGACGCGCATCAGCGAGGACGCGAAGGGCAACCTCTCGGAGCTGGAGGCCGCGCTGCTCGTCGAGATACAGGACGGCTTCCCGCTGTCGGCGACACCCTACAGCGACGTCGCCGACGCCATCGGTGCCGAGGTCGACGAGGTGCTCGCGGCCGTCGAACGGCTGCTCGCCGACGGCTGTATCAAGCGGATCGGCTGCGTCGTCAACCACGTCGTCACCGGCTTCCAGAACAACTGCATGGTCGTCTGGAACGTCCCGGACGACGAACTCGACGAGCGCGGCATCGAGGTCGGCCAACTGCCCTACGTGACGCTCTGTTATCACCGGCCGCGTCGGCCCGACCAGGACTGGGAGTACAACCTCTTCACGATGATTCACGGCCGGGAGGCCGACGCCGTCGACGAGAAGATCGACGAGTTGGCCGCCGACTACCTCCCCTTCGAGCACGAGCGGCTCTACTCGACGGAGACGCTGAAACAGACCGGCGCGCAGTACGAGGAACTCGTCGCGAGCGACGAGTAG
- a CDS encoding DUF5813 family protein, with protein MSELPDRVRRAFRDHNAFEETEPGRYESVVTAFDGVVDVRPGESGDVEYHVTVRVPMLNGVTEDHVAEIVEEGWYETFALRVEDIGGLTAGGHDLDPDVEREGTEAVVRVSFADINERRGVDDAGAVVDYVEGTYVQGIIPGYEYTSPVTSLIDAARQSGGSQSGL; from the coding sequence ATGTCCGAGCTACCCGACCGCGTCCGTCGCGCCTTCCGCGACCACAACGCGTTCGAGGAGACCGAACCGGGACGGTACGAGTCGGTCGTGACGGCGTTCGACGGCGTCGTCGACGTCCGACCCGGCGAGAGCGGAGACGTCGAGTACCACGTCACGGTTCGCGTCCCGATGTTGAACGGCGTGACCGAAGACCACGTCGCCGAAATCGTCGAAGAGGGCTGGTACGAGACCTTCGCGCTCCGCGTCGAGGACATCGGCGGCCTCACCGCCGGAGGACACGACCTCGACCCCGATGTCGAACGCGAGGGGACCGAGGCAGTCGTCCGCGTCTCGTTCGCCGACATCAACGAACGTCGCGGCGTCGACGACGCGGGTGCGGTCGTCGACTACGTCGAAGGCACCTACGTCCAGGGAATCATCCCCGGCTACGAGTATACCTCGCCCGTGACGTCGCTCATCGACGCCGCCCGTCAGTCCGGCGGCAGCCAGTCGGGACTGTAA
- a CDS encoding DUF5802 family protein translates to MFERFSSSYYLGEMFVEPHDGDHALMARPEHEQVNRQLYTSGEGVEPLDTPLVMKLDRTHFPVLGDDGIPAGTLVVPRTVAPADGLPTSREVFLARAERASELLRYAGYRVGDSRDAA, encoded by the coding sequence ATGTTCGAACGGTTCTCAAGCAGTTACTATCTCGGCGAGATGTTCGTCGAACCACACGACGGCGACCATGCCCTGATGGCCCGCCCGGAGCACGAACAGGTGAACAGACAGCTCTACACCAGTGGTGAGGGGGTCGAACCGCTCGACACGCCGCTGGTGATGAAACTCGACCGGACCCACTTTCCCGTCCTCGGCGACGACGGGATTCCCGCCGGGACACTCGTCGTCCCGCGTACCGTGGCTCCGGCCGACGGGCTGCCGACCTCCCGCGAGGTCTTCCTCGCACGAGCCGAGCGTGCCTCCGAACTCCTCCGCTATGCGGGCTACCGAGTCGGCGACTCCCGTGACGCGGCCTGA
- a CDS encoding Lrp/AsnC family transcriptional regulator, with translation MVTAYIMVKANTGEADRLKAEMEEIEGVDSAHIVAGDVDFIVKVNVDTPAQVKNIVADHIQAIDGVEDTQTYISMD, from the coding sequence ATGGTGACCGCATACATCATGGTCAAGGCCAACACCGGCGAGGCCGACCGGCTGAAAGCCGAGATGGAAGAGATTGAGGGTGTCGACTCCGCACACATCGTCGCGGGCGACGTCGACTTCATCGTGAAGGTCAACGTCGACACGCCGGCTCAGGTGAAGAACATCGTCGCCGACCACATCCAGGCCATCGACGGCGTCGAGGACACCCAGACCTACATCTCGATGGACTGA
- a CDS encoding winged helix-turn-helix transcriptional regulator, with protein sequence MSQSTESSVDRLVELLNDRLIQSEWEILTALADADGPLTIDELVEATGYTDRTVTKRLGTLEDKVHGGTLLSRNDEDNPVLHPQFAKAVRRYTA encoded by the coding sequence ATGTCACAGTCTACAGAGAGCAGTGTCGACCGACTGGTCGAACTCCTCAACGATCGCCTGATCCAGTCAGAGTGGGAGATCCTGACCGCACTCGCCGACGCCGACGGCCCGCTCACCATCGACGAACTGGTCGAGGCGACCGGCTACACCGACCGAACCGTCACGAAGCGTCTCGGCACGCTCGAAGACAAGGTACACGGCGGGACGCTCCTCTCGCGGAACGACGAGGACAACCCCGTTCTCCATCCGCAGTTCGCGAAAGCGGTCCGACGCTACACGGCGTAA
- a CDS encoding anthranilate phosphoribosyltransferase: MSNTSDEFGEWPLKRLMTEVCGTGPKSAEDLSHEQATEAMRRILAGEPDQTTLGAFWLANRWKHNNAEELAAYTDVMCEHVEYAEPDADPVDCGANYDGKGDTAILGAAAGIVAAAAGTPVVVHSGDRVPTQKQDSYKHVLDELGIATELTPSDSADMVDETGFGFYYQPAFNPVIHDLWERRDMMGVRTFVNTIETLANPANADVHLGSFYHLAFAKKVTDTFTASEHHDLHRVIMFQGMEGYDDIRPGYTKVAEWTDSEFTDYEIETPNYGMDFENEDLEVNPDDVAGDSAAITREVLAGDREDQFADAIALNAAFRIYAREDVDDLETGLEKAREVIADGSAEAVLEDLQAF, encoded by the coding sequence ATGTCTAACACGAGCGACGAGTTCGGAGAGTGGCCCCTGAAGCGGCTGATGACGGAAGTCTGCGGGACCGGCCCGAAATCCGCCGAAGACCTCTCCCACGAGCAGGCGACGGAGGCGATGCGCCGCATCCTCGCGGGCGAACCCGACCAGACGACGCTCGGTGCCTTCTGGCTCGCCAACCGCTGGAAGCACAACAACGCCGAGGAGCTCGCCGCCTACACCGACGTGATGTGCGAACACGTCGAGTACGCCGAACCCGACGCCGACCCCGTCGACTGCGGTGCCAACTACGACGGCAAGGGTGACACGGCCATCCTCGGCGCGGCCGCGGGCATCGTCGCCGCCGCGGCCGGCACGCCGGTCGTCGTCCACTCCGGCGACCGCGTGCCGACGCAGAAACAGGACTCCTACAAGCACGTCCTCGACGAACTCGGGATCGCCACGGAACTGACGCCGTCGGACTCAGCCGACATGGTCGACGAGACTGGCTTCGGCTTCTACTATCAGCCCGCGTTCAACCCCGTCATCCACGACCTCTGGGAACGCCGCGACATGATGGGCGTCCGCACCTTCGTCAACACTATCGAGACGCTGGCGAACCCCGCCAACGCCGACGTCCATCTCGGCTCGTTCTACCATCTCGCGTTCGCGAAGAAGGTCACGGACACCTTCACCGCCTCCGAGCACCACGACCTCCACCGCGTCATCATGTTCCAGGGCATGGAGGGCTACGACGACATCCGGCCGGGCTACACCAAGGTCGCGGAATGGACGGACAGCGAGTTCACCGACTACGAGATCGAGACGCCGAACTACGGCATGGACTTCGAAAACGAGGACCTCGAAGTGAACCCTGACGACGTCGCTGGCGACTCGGCGGCGATCACGAGAGAAGTGCTTGCGGGCGACCGCGAGGACCAGTTCGCCGACGCCATCGCGCTCAACGCGGCGTTCCGTATCTACGCCCGCGAAGACGTCGACGACCTCGAAACCGGCCTGGAAAAAGCGCGTGAGGTCATCGCCGACGGCAGTGCCGAGGCCGTCCTCGAAGACCTGCAGGCGTTCTAA